The following proteins come from a genomic window of Thermoproteus sp.:
- the rgy gene encoding reverse gyrase: MDFKALPAVYLHSCPNCGGAIESRRLARGLPCSECLPLEVGEADLRRVIEELKRRRALDGLSRLEEKLKRYEEINALFEKIVGFGMWGAQRLWARRLAAGKSFAVVAPTGSGKTTFLLVASLYMAGRGKALLVFPTSALAYQAYRKLLDYSQRAGLNVKIVTYNTMLRPQEREEALNRIKSGDFDVLVITSAFLPKYFDLLSRYKFAFIATDDVDSVLRATSKNIERILRLLGVNDEVLNKALELIELGRKRGKALLGGDEKAVEETEREMTKLREELRKLTTKLELGVFVASGALAKARRTTRLLLFREILGFDVGGRAEGLRNVYDLYVKLSEDPKAQVAELVRRLGGGGIIYVSDREFGRELVQHLQESGIKAEHFFRPRRKALEAFEQGQLEVLVGLASSRSALVRGIDLPHVIRYVIFVGIPKYKFRVRLDEFSVPAYLSFLYNVRAIVPQELKFKVDRLIAQLRRIAPYSARLDKILKEGASNSFEEYVLNVAKSAVELVDSLLKDERIKKAIEASTEVKLTYIDGQLYVLLPDVTTYIQGSGRTSRLYAGGLSRGLSVILVDDEKVLNALRRELELRFDEVRFEELSKADLDKILKEVDEDRRTIRRIMSGQLRPEELSARDLMRSILLVVESPTKARTIASFFGRPNMLIIGGMPAYEVSTGDSMLTVIATMGHIFELPTNLKRIEEGEGKKVWRLIKPVEAGPYSPMDYAVVKTEEGYVPIYNKIYKCPSGSYVDDLDLPPECRPLDIVSTLRELASEVDLVYLGTDPDSEGEKIAYDVYLILRPYVGAIKRIEFHEVTRRAIAAALSSPRDVNLSMVAAQTVRRIEDRWLGFGLSRKVQEAHGLSFLSAGRVQTPVLGWIVERYESSKAERKFDVVLRIGEGQVRLALPEETYKKLKERGTVSISLLEAKRETIQPPPPYTTDEYMRDAVNKLGISAEEAMRIAQDLFESGFITYHRTDSTRVSATGIGIAKEYISKRYGADSFKPRVWAAGEEGAHEAIRPTRPIDAEELRGLVAAGVIQPAIRLTRNHYAAYDLIFRRFMASQMREAEVTTERYSISIDGANFEVRRVVEVNSAGFLAEYKSVEVEPRLPTGEVEAEVVYAKRLVELLSQADVLRMMRERGIGRPSTYAKILEVLSRRGYVVVRGRRKFMIPTKRGIEVYKYLKENYGKLVSEERTRLIEKYMDDVENGRKNYAEVLDELFTEFIQEVLERQ, encoded by the coding sequence GTGGACTTCAAGGCGTTGCCTGCCGTATATCTCCATAGTTGCCCCAACTGTGGAGGGGCCATTGAGTCTAGGCGACTGGCTAGAGGGCTCCCTTGTTCCGAATGCCTCCCGTTGGAGGTCGGGGAGGCCGACCTAAGGCGCGTAATTGAGGAATTGAAGAGACGGAGGGCCCTAGACGGTCTGTCGAGATTGGAAGAGAAACTCAAGAGGTATGAGGAGATAAATGCCCTGTTCGAAAAGATAGTGGGGTTCGGCATGTGGGGAGCCCAGCGGCTTTGGGCCAGGCGGCTGGCCGCCGGGAAGAGCTTCGCCGTGGTGGCGCCGACGGGATCTGGAAAGACGACCTTCTTGTTGGTCGCATCGCTGTACATGGCCGGTAGGGGGAAGGCGCTTCTGGTCTTCCCTACCTCGGCGTTGGCGTATCAAGCCTACAGGAAGCTCCTAGACTACTCACAACGCGCCGGCCTTAACGTGAAGATTGTGACCTACAACACCATGTTGAGGCCTCAGGAGAGGGAAGAGGCCCTCAATAGGATTAAGAGCGGCGATTTTGACGTCCTGGTCATAACTTCGGCGTTCCTCCCAAAATACTTCGACCTTCTGTCCCGTTATAAGTTCGCCTTTATAGCTACAGACGACGTGGATAGCGTCTTGAGGGCGACCAGCAAGAACATAGAGAGGATTTTGAGGTTGCTTGGCGTCAACGACGAGGTGTTAAACAAGGCGTTAGAGCTCATAGAGTTGGGGAGGAAGAGGGGGAAGGCGCTTCTGGGGGGCGACGAGAAGGCCGTAGAGGAGACCGAAAGGGAGATGACAAAACTCCGAGAGGAGTTAAGGAAACTGACGACTAAGTTGGAGCTGGGCGTCTTCGTGGCGTCGGGCGCTTTGGCTAAAGCCAGACGCACTACGAGGCTCCTGTTGTTCAGAGAGATCTTGGGGTTCGACGTGGGCGGCAGGGCCGAGGGACTTAGGAATGTATACGACCTATACGTGAAGCTGTCTGAAGACCCTAAAGCCCAGGTGGCGGAGCTGGTGAGGAGACTCGGAGGAGGCGGCATAATCTATGTGTCGGATAGAGAGTTCGGAAGGGAGCTCGTTCAGCACCTACAGGAGTCTGGAATAAAGGCCGAGCACTTCTTTAGGCCTAGGAGGAAGGCGCTAGAGGCCTTCGAGCAGGGCCAGTTAGAGGTCTTGGTGGGCCTCGCCTCGTCCAGATCGGCGCTGGTTAGAGGGATAGATCTGCCCCACGTGATAAGATATGTAATATTTGTGGGGATACCTAAATATAAGTTTAGGGTGAGGCTAGACGAGTTTTCGGTGCCTGCATACCTCAGTTTCCTCTACAACGTGCGCGCCATAGTGCCCCAAGAGCTGAAATTTAAAGTGGATAGGCTTATAGCGCAGTTAAGGCGTATAGCCCCCTATTCGGCGAGACTCGACAAGATCTTAAAGGAGGGCGCCTCCAACTCCTTTGAGGAGTACGTGCTCAACGTCGCTAAGTCGGCCGTAGAGCTGGTAGACAGCCTCTTGAAAGATGAGAGGATTAAAAAAGCCATAGAGGCCTCCACAGAAGTAAAATTGACATATATAGACGGCCAGCTCTACGTCTTGTTGCCTGACGTCACTACTTACATTCAGGGTAGCGGGAGGACCTCTCGGCTCTACGCCGGAGGGCTCTCGAGGGGACTAAGCGTAATTCTCGTCGACGACGAGAAGGTACTGAACGCGTTGAGGAGGGAGCTGGAGCTTAGATTTGACGAGGTGCGCTTCGAGGAGCTCTCTAAGGCCGACCTAGACAAGATACTCAAGGAGGTTGACGAGGACAGGAGGACTATTAGGCGCATAATGTCGGGCCAGTTGAGGCCCGAGGAGCTCTCGGCCAGAGACCTAATGAGGAGCATACTGCTCGTAGTGGAGTCGCCCACCAAGGCGAGGACCATAGCTTCGTTCTTCGGGAGGCCCAATATGTTGATAATTGGCGGGATGCCCGCCTACGAGGTCTCTACAGGCGACTCCATGCTCACAGTAATAGCCACCATGGGCCATATATTCGAGCTACCTACCAACTTGAAGAGGATAGAGGAGGGGGAGGGGAAGAAGGTCTGGAGACTCATAAAGCCCGTAGAGGCGGGGCCCTACAGCCCTATGGACTACGCCGTGGTGAAGACCGAAGAGGGCTACGTCCCTATCTACAACAAAATCTATAAATGTCCAAGCGGGTCCTATGTGGACGACCTGGACTTACCTCCCGAATGTAGGCCTCTAGATATCGTCTCGACTCTAAGGGAACTCGCGTCGGAAGTCGATTTGGTGTACCTCGGCACAGACCCAGACTCTGAAGGCGAAAAGATAGCGTATGATGTATACTTAATATTGAGGCCCTACGTGGGCGCGATAAAGAGGATAGAATTCCACGAAGTCACGCGGCGCGCCATCGCGGCCGCCTTGTCGTCGCCTAGAGATGTAAATCTGTCCATGGTGGCCGCTCAGACAGTCAGGAGGATAGAGGATAGGTGGCTCGGATTTGGCCTCAGCCGCAAGGTCCAAGAGGCCCACGGGCTCTCCTTCCTCTCGGCCGGGAGGGTCCAGACGCCAGTTCTCGGCTGGATAGTAGAGCGCTATGAAAGCTCCAAGGCTGAGCGCAAGTTCGACGTAGTGTTGAGAATAGGGGAGGGCCAAGTGAGGCTCGCCCTGCCCGAAGAGACCTATAAGAAGCTGAAAGAGCGAGGCACCGTCTCCATATCGCTCCTAGAGGCGAAGAGAGAGACGATCCAGCCACCCCCGCCGTACACCACAGATGAATACATGAGAGACGCCGTGAATAAGTTAGGCATAAGCGCGGAGGAGGCCATGAGGATAGCACAGGACCTCTTCGAAAGCGGCTTTATAACCTACCACCGCACCGACAGCACGAGGGTCTCTGCGACCGGCATAGGCATAGCCAAAGAGTATATATCTAAGCGATACGGCGCCGACTCCTTCAAGCCGCGCGTATGGGCGGCCGGCGAGGAGGGGGCCCACGAGGCCATAAGGCCCACCAGGCCGATCGACGCCGAGGAGTTGAGGGGCCTAGTAGCGGCTGGCGTCATACAGCCGGCCATAAGGCTCACTAGAAACCACTACGCCGCCTATGATCTGATCTTCAGGAGGTTTATGGCAAGCCAGATGCGTGAGGCTGAAGTCACCACAGAGAGGTACTCCATATCCATAGACGGCGCCAACTTCGAGGTCAGGCGGGTAGTCGAGGTGAACTCGGCTGGATTTCTGGCAGAGTACAAATCGGTAGAGGTGGAGCCTAGGTTGCCGACAGGCGAGGTCGAGGCAGAGGTGGTCTACGCGAAGAGGCTCGTGGAGCTCCTGTCGCAGGCGGATGTGTTGAGAATGATGAGGGAGAGGGGGATAGGAAGGCCCAGCACCTACGCCAAGATACTAGAGGTCCTATCGAGGAGGGGATACGTCGTGGTTAGAGGCCGTAGGAAGTTCATGATACCCACCAAGAGGGGTATAGAGGTCTATAAATATCTCAAAGAGAATTACGGAAAGCTCGTAAGCGAGGAGAGGAC